A stretch of the Synechocystis sp. PCC 7338 genome encodes the following:
- a CDS encoding DUF4926 domain-containing protein, which yields MDNLQLHNLVALREDITSKLFLTNQPILLRQGQVGTIIEILGEGEAFEVEFADGDGQAYAMLAVPREKLMALHDQPILLAS from the coding sequence ATGGACAATCTTCAACTACATAATCTTGTGGCGTTAAGAGAAGATATTACTTCCAAGCTTTTTCTGACAAACCAGCCAATTCTATTGCGTCAAGGACAAGTTGGGACAATTATTGAAATTCTGGGGGAAGGAGAAGCTTTTGAAGTCGAGTTTGCCGATGGAGATGGTCAGGCTTACGCCATGTTAGCGGTTCCCAGAGAAAAATTAATGGCTTTACACGATCAACCAATCTTGCTAGCAAGTTAA
- the hik34 gene encoding two-component system sensor histidine kinase Hik34, with amino-acid sequence MNEVCLKLSDLFVSSGWGGYDRGRAPQWAHPKAQQQWFGAIAALEPFLRQTLPNVGGELPGICLAGPAPVLKDAVLVRNFYQGIATSWDEFSPWPCLTGGESEWSPIPPMREIPLFPQDPLAEEQFCWLMTPQFGLLLLLGKNEQGLAQFYWSFDPEILQQAWFSLQTRLKYGLGSDLPLLQKTIAAFNFPQPDFRLVTYFGQLMLDYQPNLHNLPPLQEQESAEPSPDVELLQALTHEVRTPLTSIRTLTKLLLRRKDLSPEVLKRIESIDRECSDQISRMDLIFRATELESTPLPELVVPLTVTSLEAVFQAGIPRWQKQAQRYNVNLQAQIPHSLPQVWSNPSLLDQVLGGMIEKFVRNFNGGGEIHLKITTAGDQLKVQFHTQSVHQANPVKALGELLMFQPETGCLSLNWDVTKNLFQLLGGKLTVRRRSPSEEVLTIYLKCEQRTVPVANYDKRFTMV; translated from the coding sequence GTGAATGAAGTTTGCCTAAAGTTGAGTGATTTGTTTGTGTCTTCCGGTTGGGGAGGATATGACCGGGGGCGGGCTCCCCAATGGGCCCATCCGAAGGCCCAGCAACAATGGTTTGGGGCGATCGCCGCTTTGGAGCCATTTTTAAGGCAGACTTTACCCAATGTGGGGGGGGAATTACCGGGAATCTGTTTGGCCGGCCCTGCTCCAGTGCTCAAAGATGCAGTGCTGGTGCGAAATTTTTACCAAGGCATTGCCACTTCCTGGGATGAATTTTCCCCCTGGCCTTGTTTAACTGGTGGGGAATCTGAATGGAGTCCAATCCCCCCCATGCGGGAAATTCCCCTATTTCCCCAGGATCCCTTGGCGGAAGAGCAATTTTGCTGGCTGATGACCCCCCAATTTGGCTTGCTATTGCTGTTGGGTAAAAATGAGCAGGGTTTAGCCCAGTTTTACTGGAGTTTTGACCCGGAGATTTTGCAACAAGCTTGGTTTAGTCTCCAGACCCGTCTCAAGTACGGCCTAGGTTCTGACCTGCCCCTGTTGCAAAAAACCATAGCGGCTTTTAATTTTCCCCAGCCCGATTTCCGTTTGGTGACCTACTTCGGGCAGTTAATGTTGGACTATCAGCCCAATCTCCATAATCTTCCCCCACTGCAGGAACAGGAATCTGCGGAACCATCCCCAGACGTGGAACTGCTCCAAGCTTTGACCCATGAGGTGCGGACTCCCCTGACTAGCATTCGCACCCTGACCAAGTTGTTGTTGCGTCGCAAAGACCTTTCCCCGGAAGTGCTCAAACGGATTGAATCCATTGACCGGGAGTGTAGTGATCAAATCAGCCGCATGGATCTGATTTTCCGAGCCACGGAATTGGAATCCACCCCCCTGCCGGAATTGGTGGTGCCCCTGACAGTCACGTCCCTAGAAGCGGTATTTCAAGCCGGGATTCCCCGCTGGCAAAAACAGGCCCAACGCTACAACGTTAATTTACAAGCGCAGATTCCCCATTCCTTGCCCCAGGTGTGGAGTAACCCCAGTTTGTTGGACCAGGTGTTGGGGGGCATGATTGAAAAATTTGTGCGAAATTTTAACGGAGGTGGAGAAATTCATTTAAAAATCACTACCGCCGGGGATCAATTAAAGGTGCAGTTCCATACCCAGTCGGTGCACCAAGCTAATCCCGTCAAGGCCCTCGGGGAATTGCTCATGTTCCAGCCGGAAACGGGTTGTCTGAGTTTAAATTGGGACGTGACCAAAAACCTCTTTCAACTACTGGGGGGTAAGTTGACCGTGCGACGGCGATCGCCATCGGAGGAGGTGCTAACCATCTACCTTAAATGTGAACAAAGGACTGTGCCTGTGGCCAATTATGATAAGCGGTTCACCATGGTATAA
- a CDS encoding pentapeptide repeat-containing protein, producing METEQLLWQYGQGTRDFSCITLHHADLIQSDLPDIILNQALLEYGNLSGSNFSRAQLRRTDLSHARLMGVKFCRADLTGIDLSHSDLSWVDFTDCNLRGANLAYAKLKQAKLIRTNLEGANLVETNFQGAVLEGVNFARADLSGADLSRVDLAQANFSRADLEGGDFRKANFDHASFYKADLSQAQLRHGKVEEAFLQRADLSQANLKGANLARALMKEVNLSLINLSEISLKANLAGDQINFTGCALRSAVFQGTNFQNANFDYASLRKTLLAGAILRGANLVDACLQGADLRNVSFQNSHISSINLAKTIMPDGSVHP from the coding sequence ATGGAAACCGAGCAACTTCTTTGGCAATATGGCCAAGGCACCAGGGACTTTAGTTGCATTACCCTACACCACGCCGACCTAATCCAGTCCGATTTACCCGATATCATTCTCAACCAGGCCCTGTTGGAGTACGGCAATTTAAGTGGTAGTAACTTTTCCCGAGCCCAACTGCGCCGCACGGACCTCAGTCATGCCCGCCTGATGGGGGTGAAATTCTGTCGAGCAGACTTAACGGGCATAGATTTGAGCCACTCAGACCTCAGTTGGGTAGACTTCACCGACTGCAACCTCAGGGGGGCCAATTTAGCCTATGCCAAACTCAAACAAGCTAAACTGATTCGCACTAACTTGGAGGGGGCTAACCTAGTGGAAACTAATTTCCAGGGGGCGGTCCTTGAGGGGGTGAACTTTGCAAGGGCGGATTTGAGTGGGGCGGATCTCAGCCGTGTCGACTTAGCGCAGGCAAATTTTAGCCGGGCAGATTTAGAAGGGGGAGATTTTCGCAAAGCCAACTTTGACCACGCCAGCTTCTATAAAGCAGATCTAAGTCAAGCCCAATTACGTCACGGTAAAGTGGAGGAAGCTTTTTTGCAGAGAGCCGACCTTAGTCAAGCTAACTTGAAGGGAGCAAATTTGGCGAGGGCATTGATGAAGGAAGTTAACCTTAGTTTAATTAACCTATCGGAAATCAGTCTCAAAGCTAACTTGGCCGGTGATCAGATTAACTTTACGGGGTGTGCTCTGCGGAGCGCTGTTTTTCAAGGGACTAATTTCCAAAATGCCAATTTTGACTATGCTTCCCTGCGCAAGACTCTGTTAGCGGGGGCAATACTGCGGGGAGCCAATCTAGTCGATGCCTGTTTGCAGGGGGCCGATTTGCGTAATGTCAGTTTTCAAAATAGTCACATCAGCAGTATAAACTTAGCGAAAACAATTATGCCGGATGGGAGCGTGCATCCCTAA
- a CDS encoding serine hydrolase: MKKFLTGIIALLIWGLLVGTVLWGESIWFSHPPLRPGDRASLNQYLIDRLNQGKGKELGSAALALIQNGKVETVHTVRVENVDSGSPVDPENTLYQMASVSKLVTAWGVMKLVEMGQINLDDPVLSHLRRWQFPADSPYRREVTIAQLLSHTGGQNDHFGYGGFLPGQPLQTLEQSLTLTKDVAFGEPRGVEVVYPPGQEWRYSGGGYTVLQLLVEEVAGQSFAEFMREQILNPLGMTGANFDWQTIVDQGRADDLATSFTEDLQPSPPRHFTATGAASLYASLDDMVKFAQAQLRPNPVLRSDTLHSMATAQPGTDSTWGLGMMLYQTTTNGGHVIGHDGGNMPALNHTLRVNPETGNGIVLLLSGNRNLASYLGDDWVYWETGKLTTAARERFWQSRFVPALIAVGAGAIAIGILTFISQGLRRRISEH, translated from the coding sequence TTGAAAAAGTTTTTAACTGGCATTATTGCCCTCCTAATCTGGGGTTTATTAGTGGGGACAGTGTTATGGGGGGAAAGTATTTGGTTTTCCCATCCTCCCCTACGCCCTGGTGATCGAGCCTCCCTCAACCAATATTTGATTGATCGCCTTAACCAAGGGAAGGGTAAGGAATTAGGCAGTGCGGCCCTAGCCCTAATCCAGAATGGCAAAGTGGAAACTGTACATACGGTGAGAGTGGAGAATGTTGATTCCGGTTCTCCCGTTGATCCAGAAAATACCCTCTACCAAATGGCTTCCGTAAGTAAACTGGTCACCGCCTGGGGGGTAATGAAATTGGTGGAAATGGGACAGATTAATTTGGACGATCCAGTTTTGTCCCATCTCCGGCGTTGGCAGTTTCCTGCTGATAGCCCTTACCGAAGAGAGGTAACCATTGCCCAACTGTTGAGCCATACCGGTGGACAGAATGACCATTTTGGCTATGGGGGATTTTTGCCGGGGCAACCATTGCAAACCCTAGAACAGTCCTTAACCCTGACGAAAGATGTGGCCTTTGGGGAACCAAGGGGGGTGGAGGTAGTTTATCCACCGGGGCAGGAATGGCGTTATTCTGGGGGAGGCTATACCGTTCTGCAACTGTTGGTGGAGGAAGTAGCAGGACAATCCTTTGCCGAATTTATGCGGGAGCAAATTCTTAACCCGCTGGGTATGACCGGGGCCAATTTTGATTGGCAAACCATTGTTGACCAGGGAAGGGCAGACGATTTAGCCACCAGTTTTACGGAAGATTTACAACCCAGTCCTCCTCGTCATTTCACTGCCACCGGGGCGGCGTCTCTCTATGCCAGCTTGGATGACATGGTTAAATTTGCCCAGGCCCAGCTTCGACCGAACCCAGTTTTGAGATCTGATACCTTGCATAGCATGGCAACTGCCCAACCGGGCACCGATAGCACCTGGGGTTTAGGCATGATGCTGTATCAAACCACCACTAATGGGGGTCATGTGATCGGCCATGACGGTGGCAACATGCCAGCCCTGAACCACACTTTGCGGGTCAATCCAGAAACAGGTAATGGCATTGTGCTGCTGCTATCGGGGAACCGTAATCTAGCTAGTTATCTAGGAGATGATTGGGTTTATTGGGAAACAGGTAAGTTGACGACGGCGGCCAGGGAACGATTTTGGCAATCCCGTTTTGTACCAGCATTGATAGCGGTTGGGGCCGGGGCGATCGCCATTGGCATTTTGACCTTTATTTCCCAGGGTTTACGCCGACGAATTTCAGAGCATTGA
- a CDS encoding DUF4359 domain-containing protein — MVLAGGALMAIGNPGKPDYEDYAVETLSTYLKTEICPKAPSDFGGFVQNYCKTLVDAGQPQIKQIIAQTTNQQNFLLFSIYETTLALPDPFPTYEFQTIGVMKQFYTYQAMEM; from the coding sequence ATGGTATTAGCTGGTGGAGCCCTGATGGCGATCGGTAATCCGGGTAAGCCGGACTACGAGGACTACGCCGTAGAGACCCTCAGCACCTATCTGAAAACCGAGATTTGTCCTAAAGCGCCCTCGGATTTTGGTGGCTTCGTGCAGAATTATTGCAAAACCTTAGTTGATGCGGGGCAACCGCAAATTAAGCAAATCATTGCCCAAACCACTAATCAGCAAAATTTTCTGTTGTTTAGCATTTATGAAACCACTCTAGCTCTGCCGGATCCTTTCCCCACCTACGAGTTTCAAACCATTGGGGTAATGAAACAGTTTTATACCTATCAAGCCATGGAAATGTAA
- a CDS encoding DUF3326 domain-containing protein, translating to MSYNVALIIPTGVGAAIGGYAGDALPIARAMAQGCDRLITHPNVLNGAQLYYPIPNALYVEGYALDRFAQGDWGLTPVRQNAIGLILDQGIEGDLRWRHLQVADGARATLGLTLTDYVVTDEPLGVELRLSASGTSWGTIANPESLLRAADKLLTQTKAQAIAVVARFPDDVGSQVLENYRHGCGVDPLAGAEAVISHLVVRQFQVPCAHAPALSPLPLDPNISPRSAAEELGYTFLPCVLMGLSRAPHYQRFPSTDGQTLWSRDVNAVVVPASACGGSALMSFSHTSTRIIAVENNSTQLEVYAEDLGISVVRVNSYLEAIGVLCADRAGINLDCFQPDLPLLHRLP from the coding sequence TTGAGTTATAACGTCGCTTTAATTATCCCCACCGGGGTGGGGGCGGCCATTGGTGGTTACGCTGGGGACGCCTTGCCGATCGCCAGGGCCATGGCCCAAGGGTGCGATCGCCTCATTACCCATCCCAATGTGTTAAACGGGGCCCAGCTTTATTACCCCATACCTAACGCTCTCTACGTGGAAGGTTATGCCCTAGACCGCTTTGCTCAGGGGGATTGGGGTCTCACACCAGTGCGTCAGAATGCCATTGGACTAATTTTGGACCAGGGCATTGAAGGAGATTTGCGCTGGCGACATTTGCAGGTAGCGGACGGGGCCAGGGCAACCCTCGGTTTAACCCTAACGGATTACGTTGTTACCGATGAACCCCTGGGGGTGGAGTTGCGGCTGTCGGCTTCCGGGACTAGTTGGGGCACCATTGCCAACCCAGAAAGTTTGTTGCGGGCGGCGGATAAGTTATTGACCCAGACCAAAGCCCAGGCGATCGCCGTTGTGGCCCGCTTTCCCGATGACGTGGGTAGTCAGGTGCTAGAAAATTACCGCCATGGTTGCGGAGTGGATCCCTTGGCAGGAGCCGAAGCAGTCATTTCCCATTTGGTGGTGCGCCAGTTTCAGGTACCCTGTGCCCATGCCCCAGCGTTGAGTCCTTTGCCCCTAGACCCAAATATTTCTCCCCGGTCGGCGGCGGAGGAATTGGGTTACACATTTTTACCCTGTGTGTTGATGGGGCTGAGTCGGGCTCCCCACTACCAAAGATTTCCCAGCACCGATGGCCAAACCCTCTGGAGTCGGGACGTAAATGCGGTGGTTGTGCCCGCCAGTGCCTGCGGTGGTTCGGCCCTGATGAGTTTTAGTCACACTTCTACCCGCATCATTGCAGTGGAAAATAACTCCACCCAGCTAGAAGTCTATGCCGAAGACCTAGGCATTTCTGTGGTTAGGGTAAACTCTTATTTAGAGGCGATCGGTGTGCTGTGTGCAGACCGTGCAGGCATTAACCTTGATTGTTTCCAACCGGATTTACCCCTTCTTCACCGCCTACCCTGA
- the leuD gene encoding 3-isopropylmalate dehydratase small subunit gives MSQVKGIQGQALPLVGNDIDTDRIIPARFLRCVTFDGLGEHVFADDRQQQGGNHPFDLPQYQQATILVVNRNFGCGSSREHAPQAIIKWGIKAIIGESFAEIFLGNCLANGVPCVTASHDQVQALQGAIAEDPNLMVDLDLTSSSVAYGDQSFAVVLSDGAQQMLLDGQWDTCGQLVQNRNQIVATSQKLPYLHWTTGAA, from the coding sequence ATGAGCCAAGTTAAAGGAATCCAAGGCCAAGCTTTGCCCCTAGTGGGGAACGACATCGATACCGACCGCATTATCCCCGCCCGTTTTTTAAGGTGCGTCACCTTCGACGGCCTGGGGGAACATGTCTTTGCCGATGATCGCCAACAGCAAGGGGGAAATCATCCCTTTGACCTGCCGCAATATCAACAGGCAACCATTTTGGTAGTGAACCGTAACTTTGGTTGTGGATCTAGCCGGGAACACGCCCCCCAAGCGATCATCAAATGGGGCATCAAAGCCATTATCGGAGAGAGTTTTGCCGAAATCTTTTTAGGGAATTGTTTGGCCAATGGGGTGCCCTGTGTAACGGCTTCCCATGATCAAGTACAAGCCTTACAAGGGGCCATTGCTGAAGATCCGAATTTAATGGTTGATCTCGACTTAACCAGTTCCTCCGTTGCTTACGGCGATCAAAGTTTTGCCGTAGTTCTTTCCGACGGAGCCCAGCAAATGCTACTGGATGGCCAATGGGACACCTGTGGACAACTGGTGCAAAATCGCAATCAAATTGTCGCCACCAGCCAGAAACTCCCCTATCTCCACTGGACCACCGGTGCCGCCTAG
- the pyrG gene encoding glutamine hydrolyzing CTP synthase, producing the protein MSKFVFVTGGVVSSIGKGIVAASLGRLLKSRHYSVSILKLDPYINVDPGTMSPFQHGEVFVTEDGAETDLDLGHYERFTDTSMSRLNSVTTGSIYQAVINKERRGAYMGGTVQVIPHITNEIKERILRVAQNTNPDVVITEIGGTVGDIESLPFLEAIRQFRKEVGRHNVIYMHVTLIPWIPAAKEMKTKPTQHSVKELRSIGIQPDILVCRCDRPLHPGMKEKLSEFCDVPVESVITCQDASSIYEVPLILEKEGLAHQTLELLKMENRSPDLSQWQSLVEKMQSPHHEITVALVGKYVQLSDAYLSVVEALGHAAIASDSKLHLRWVSAEEIEAQGAATFLKEVDGVLVPGGFGIRGVDGKVQAIEYARENQLPFLGLCLGMQCSVIEWARNVAKLPEANSAEFETETPNPVINLLPEQQDVVDLGGTMRLGLYPCRIAPDTLAFSLYQREVVYERHRHRYEFNNSYRNQFIDTGFVVSGTSPDGRLVEIIEYPHHPFFIACQFHPEFHSRPNQAHPLFGGFINAVLKHRNAPAKIAFNCHTVTEDHEPS; encoded by the coding sequence ATGTCGAAGTTTGTTTTTGTGACTGGGGGAGTGGTCTCCAGCATTGGTAAAGGCATTGTGGCCGCTAGTCTGGGACGGTTACTCAAGTCCCGCCATTATTCCGTTTCCATCCTCAAGCTTGACCCTTACATCAACGTTGACCCCGGCACCATGAGTCCCTTTCAACACGGGGAGGTGTTCGTCACCGAAGACGGGGCAGAAACGGATTTAGACCTGGGACATTACGAGCGTTTTACCGATACTTCCATGTCTCGCCTCAATAGTGTTACCACCGGTTCTATTTACCAGGCGGTGATCAACAAGGAACGGCGGGGAGCCTACATGGGGGGCACGGTGCAGGTTATTCCCCATATTACCAATGAGATTAAAGAAAGAATTCTCCGGGTAGCCCAGAACACGAACCCCGATGTGGTGATCACGGAAATTGGCGGCACCGTGGGGGACATTGAATCCCTCCCCTTTTTAGAAGCTATCCGTCAGTTCCGCAAGGAGGTGGGTCGCCATAACGTTATCTATATGCACGTTACGCTCATTCCCTGGATTCCTGCCGCCAAGGAAATGAAAACCAAGCCCACCCAACACTCGGTTAAGGAGTTACGCTCCATTGGGATTCAGCCGGATATCCTCGTGTGCCGTTGCGATCGCCCCTTACATCCGGGCATGAAGGAAAAGTTATCGGAATTCTGTGATGTGCCGGTGGAGTCTGTAATCACTTGTCAAGATGCCAGCAGTATCTATGAGGTGCCGTTAATCCTGGAAAAAGAAGGATTAGCCCACCAGACCCTAGAGTTGCTGAAAATGGAAAATCGATCGCCCGATCTTTCCCAATGGCAATCCCTGGTGGAAAAAATGCAGTCCCCTCACCATGAAATTACTGTGGCGTTGGTGGGTAAGTATGTTCAACTCAGCGATGCTTATCTATCTGTAGTGGAAGCCCTGGGCCATGCGGCGATCGCCAGTGACAGCAAACTCCATTTACGCTGGGTTAGTGCGGAGGAAATTGAAGCCCAGGGAGCAGCCACCTTCCTGAAAGAAGTCGACGGAGTATTGGTGCCCGGCGGTTTTGGCATTCGAGGCGTGGATGGCAAAGTTCAGGCGATCGAGTATGCCCGGGAAAATCAACTACCCTTTTTAGGACTATGTTTGGGTATGCAGTGCTCCGTCATCGAGTGGGCTAGGAACGTGGCTAAATTGCCGGAAGCCAACAGCGCTGAATTTGAAACGGAAACCCCCAATCCGGTCATTAACCTCTTGCCCGAACAACAGGACGTGGTGGACTTGGGGGGAACCATGCGTTTAGGTCTTTACCCCTGTCGCATTGCCCCAGACACCCTCGCCTTTTCCCTCTACCAAAGGGAAGTGGTGTATGAACGCCACCGCCACCGTTATGAATTTAATAACTCCTACCGTAATCAATTCATTGATACTGGTTTTGTGGTGAGTGGCACCTCCCCCGACGGCCGCCTTGTGGAGATTATCGAATATCCCCACCATCCCTTTTTCATTGCCTGTCAATTTCACCCCGAATTTCATTCCCGTCCCAACCAAGCCCATCCCCTTTTTGGTGGCTTTATTAATGCCGTCTTAAAACATCGTAATGCCCCTGCTAAGATAGCGTTTAATTGCCACACCGTTACCGAAGACCATGAGCCAAGTTAA
- a CDS encoding CPBP family intramembrane glutamic endopeptidase, with amino-acid sequence MSSSNSPSEMEPLNRTQILGVMGFTAVLLLIIAKLWQWWGDVTLLRISLNAPDALIGVGLAAAIILASGLIYRLWPAYRASADVYLAFVIKPLVWADLLWLGLLPGLSEELLFRGVMLSALGAGGLAVVVSSLVFGVLHLSSVEQWPYVVWATVVGLVLGYGAIASGNLLVPIVAHILTNWVSSALWKFNHRQG; translated from the coding sequence GTGTCTTCATCTAATAGTCCTTCCGAAATGGAACCCCTGAACCGTACCCAAATTCTCGGGGTGATGGGATTCACAGCGGTGCTACTGCTGATCATTGCTAAACTCTGGCAATGGTGGGGGGATGTCACCCTGCTGAGGATAAGTTTAAATGCTCCGGATGCCTTGATAGGGGTCGGTTTAGCGGCGGCAATTATCTTGGCCAGTGGATTAATTTACCGACTTTGGCCTGCCTATCGAGCCAGTGCCGATGTCTATCTCGCCTTTGTGATTAAACCCTTGGTGTGGGCTGACCTACTCTGGTTAGGACTATTACCCGGTCTAAGCGAAGAACTACTATTCCGGGGAGTCATGTTATCAGCCCTGGGGGCTGGGGGCCTGGCAGTGGTGGTTTCCAGTTTAGTTTTTGGCGTATTGCACCTGAGCAGTGTTGAGCAGTGGCCCTATGTGGTTTGGGCGACAGTGGTGGGTTTGGTGCTGGGCTACGGGGCGATCGCCAGCGGTAATTTACTGGTGCCCATTGTGGCTCACATTCTCACCAACTGGGTTTCCAGTGCCCTCTGGAAATTTAACCACCGCCAAGGGTAA
- a CDS encoding AI-2E family transporter gives MTELIKSLPSWLKITIIFPILFLNGVLLTLIIDRFRDLFDYIIIATLVTFLLKLTIGFLVSKGIGKRLAIFAVITISFALIALGGITIIPLMASQLSNLSQDIPRWLSGSKDHLNDLRNSTFALTLDGMGINIDDLLQKTYVALSKELDRIGQISLKVLTETIGGVVDTLVILVLTIFLLVGGDGFWQGILSWLPSPWEKKIPQYASEIFRDYFISRLILASGSSLARLVVFAALGIPYSILFAFSLGLASLIPFAGAVVTFIGTVVLVLNGWVVAMKFFVSAIVIDQITDNGVAPKLMGDKIGLNPVWILISIFVGAEIAGLLGVLLAVPIASVIKKVVDDVRSGKTDLSQPEPQEPPETMPESLA, from the coding sequence ATGACAGAGTTAATTAAATCCTTACCAAGTTGGCTCAAGATTACGATCATTTTCCCCATCCTCTTTTTGAATGGGGTTTTGTTAACTCTGATCATTGATCGTTTCCGTGACCTCTTTGACTACATCATTATTGCGACCCTAGTGACTTTCTTGCTCAAGTTAACCATTGGTTTTTTAGTTAGTAAGGGCATCGGTAAAAGGTTGGCAATTTTTGCGGTCATTACCATCAGTTTTGCCCTGATCGCCCTGGGGGGAATTACCATAATTCCCTTGATGGCTAGTCAATTGAGTAATCTTTCCCAGGATATCCCCCGTTGGCTCAGTGGCAGTAAAGACCATTTAAATGATTTACGAAACTCTACTTTCGCCTTAACCCTTGATGGCATGGGGATCAATATTGATGACCTATTGCAAAAGACCTACGTTGCTTTGAGTAAAGAATTGGACCGCATTGGGCAAATTAGTCTGAAAGTATTGACTGAAACCATTGGGGGTGTGGTGGATACCCTAGTGATCTTGGTGTTAACTATTTTTTTATTAGTGGGGGGGGATGGTTTTTGGCAAGGAATTCTGAGTTGGTTACCCTCTCCCTGGGAGAAAAAAATTCCCCAATATGCCAGTGAAATTTTCCGGGATTATTTTATTAGTCGTCTAATTCTGGCGTCGGGGTCTAGTCTAGCTCGCTTGGTGGTTTTTGCCGCTTTAGGCATTCCCTACAGTATTCTTTTCGCCTTTAGTTTGGGTTTGGCCAGTTTGATTCCCTTTGCTGGGGCGGTAGTAACCTTTATTGGCACTGTGGTTTTAGTTTTAAATGGTTGGGTGGTGGCAATGAAATTTTTCGTCAGTGCCATTGTCATTGATCAAATCACCGACAACGGTGTGGCACCCAAATTAATGGGGGATAAAATTGGCTTAAATCCGGTATGGATCTTGATTTCAATCTTTGTCGGGGCAGAAATAGCCGGTTTGCTGGGAGTGCTGCTCGCAGTCCCGATCGCCAGTGTGATCAAGAAAGTGGTTGATGATGTGCGGTCTGGAAAAACTGATCTCAGTCAGCCTGAGCCCCAGGAGCCGCCAGAGACAATGCCAGAATCCCTTGCTTAG